A single window of Streptomyces aquilus DNA harbors:
- the secG gene encoding preprotein translocase subunit SecG — protein MGFSIALIVFSALMMLLVLMHKGKGGGLSDMFGGGMQSSVGGSSVAERNLDRITIVVGLLWFACIIVLGLLMKTNN, from the coding sequence TGGGGTTCTCGATCGCCCTGATCGTCTTCAGCGCGCTGATGATGCTGCTGGTGCTGATGCACAAGGGCAAGGGTGGCGGCCTCTCCGACATGTTCGGCGGCGGCATGCAGTCGTCCGTCGGCGGTTCCTCCGTCGCCGAGCGCAACCTCGACCGGATCACCATCGTGGTCGGTCTGCTCTGGTTCGCCTGCATCATCGTGCTCGGTCTCCTGATGAAGACGAACAACTGA
- a CDS encoding RNA polymerase-binding protein RbpA has product MASGNAIRGSRVGAGPMGEAERGESAPRLRISFWCSNGHETQPSFASDAQVPETWDCPRCGFPAGQDRDNPPDPPRTEPYKTHLAYVRERRSDADGEAILAEALAKLRGEI; this is encoded by the coding sequence GTGGCAAGTGGCAACGCGATCCGAGGAAGCCGGGTCGGGGCGGGGCCGATGGGCGAGGCCGAGCGGGGCGAGTCCGCGCCCCGACTGCGCATCTCCTTCTGGTGCTCCAACGGGCACGAGACGCAGCCCAGCTTCGCCAGCGACGCGCAGGTTCCCGAAACCTGGGACTGCCCGCGCTGCGGCTTCCCCGCAGGACAGGACCGGGACAACCCGCCGGACCCGCCGCGTACCGAGCCGTACAAGACGCACCTCGCGTACGTACGGGAGCGGCGCAGCGACGCGGACGGCGAGGCGATCCTCGCCGAGGCGCTCGCCAAACTGCGGGGCGAGATCTAG